Proteins encoded in a region of the Bradyrhizobium sp. CB3481 genome:
- a CDS encoding ArsC family reductase: protein MPITIYGIKNCDTMKKARAWLDDHGVAYDFHDYKLAGIAKDKLKQWSDDVGWETLLNRAGTTFKKLPDSDKEGLNERKALALMLAQPSMIKRPVLDLGGKLLVGFKPDVYGKEVSSKSRGRKA from the coding sequence ATGCCCATCACCATCTACGGCATCAAGAACTGCGACACGATGAAGAAGGCGCGCGCCTGGCTGGACGATCATGGCGTCGCCTATGATTTTCACGACTACAAGCTTGCCGGCATCGCCAAGGACAAGCTCAAGCAATGGTCCGACGATGTTGGCTGGGAAACGCTGCTCAACCGCGCGGGCACGACATTCAAGAAGCTGCCCGATAGCGACAAGGAGGGTCTGAACGAGCGCAAGGCGCTGGCGCTGATGCTGGCGCAGCCCTCGATGATCAAGCGCCCGGTGCTCGATCTCGGCGGCAAATTGCTGGTCGGCTTCAAGCCGGACGTTTACGGCAAGGAAGTGTCGTCGAAATCGCGCGGGCGCAAGGCCTAG
- a CDS encoding PAS domain-containing protein gives MEFESVGPSVVKSIKQRDLLNTWLRLYARNQSVPRISEYQPARIDDELPDLVFYTVDTTVQSPRLTIQSDGTRMSTAYGNTGKGRYLDEYLGTRLAPMVMPVYYECIARRLPVYTIADMNDIYGRIVAYERLLLPFADEDSVTHIIASLKTISEDGGFEIKNLIRGNDKLPAPKLRTIIDRDLFHRAPGRIPSGDELEFG, from the coding sequence TTGGAATTTGAGAGCGTCGGACCGTCGGTCGTCAAATCGATCAAGCAGCGCGATCTGCTCAACACCTGGCTGCGGCTATACGCCCGCAACCAGTCGGTGCCGCGCATCTCGGAATATCAACCGGCGCGGATCGACGATGAACTTCCGGATCTGGTATTCTACACCGTCGACACGACAGTGCAGTCGCCGCGACTGACCATCCAGAGCGACGGCACGCGAATGTCGACCGCCTACGGCAATACTGGCAAGGGGCGCTATCTCGACGAGTACCTCGGCACAAGGCTCGCGCCGATGGTGATGCCTGTCTATTATGAATGCATTGCTCGCCGCCTTCCCGTGTACACCATCGCCGACATGAACGACATATACGGGCGGATCGTCGCCTATGAGCGGCTGTTGCTGCCGTTCGCCGACGAGGACAGCGTTACTCATATCATCGCCTCGCTGAAGACCATCAGCGAAGACGGCGGCTTCGAGATCAAGAACCTGATCCGCGGCAACGACAAGCTGCCGGCGCCGAAGCTTCGCACCATCATCGACCGCGATCTGTTTCATCGCGCACCCGGCCGCATTCCGTCCGGTGATGAACTCGAATTCGGCTAG
- a CDS encoding ABC transporter ATP-binding protein: protein MADEFILETHGLTKEFAGFFAVRDVALKVRRGSIHALIGPNGAGKTTCFNLLTKFLKPSAGQILYKGQDITAMAPADVARLGLVRSFQISAVFPHLTALENVRVALQRQHGRSFDFWRSKSVLDRFNGRAIELLNDVGLSEFANTPAVEMPYGRKRALEIATTLALDPEMMLLDEPMAGMGHEDIDKIAALIKRISAKHTILMVEHNLSVVANLSDIITVLTRGQVLAQGNYAELSKDERVKEAYLGAGHA from the coding sequence TTGGCTGATGAGTTTATTCTCGAGACCCACGGATTAACCAAGGAATTCGCGGGTTTCTTCGCCGTTCGCGATGTCGCCCTCAAGGTGCGTCGTGGCAGCATTCATGCGCTGATCGGGCCTAACGGCGCCGGCAAGACCACGTGCTTCAATCTCCTGACCAAGTTTCTGAAGCCCTCGGCGGGACAGATTCTGTACAAGGGGCAGGACATCACCGCGATGGCGCCGGCCGACGTGGCGCGGCTTGGCCTCGTGCGCTCCTTCCAGATTTCGGCGGTGTTTCCGCACCTGACCGCACTGGAGAATGTCCGCGTCGCACTCCAGCGCCAGCATGGACGCTCGTTCGATTTCTGGCGCTCCAAGAGCGTGCTCGATCGTTTCAACGGCCGTGCCATCGAGCTTCTGAACGACGTCGGCCTGAGCGAGTTCGCCAATACGCCGGCGGTCGAAATGCCCTATGGACGCAAGCGCGCGCTCGAAATCGCAACCACGCTGGCGCTCGACCCGGAAATGATGCTGCTCGACGAGCCGATGGCCGGCATGGGCCATGAAGACATCGACAAGATTGCAGCGCTGATCAAGCGCATCTCGGCCAAGCATACCATTTTGATGGTCGAACATAATCTCTCCGTGGTGGCCAACCTGTCCGACATCATCACCGTGCTGACGCGCGGGCAGGTGCTGGCGCAGGGCAATTACGCCGAGCTCTCGAAGGACGAGCGGGTCAAGGAAGCCTATCTGGGAGCCGGTCATGCCTGA
- a CDS encoding ABC transporter ATP-binding protein translates to MPDLKMAEAATKPASAEVLSVSDLQAWYGESHILHGINFNVKAGEVVTLLGRNGAGKTTTLKSVMGIIGKRTGSIRFNNENIIRASSDRIARMGIAFCPEERGIFASLDVRENLLLPPVVRSGGLSLDQIFDLFPNLKERLSSQGTKLSGGEQQMLAIARILRTGARFLMLDEPTEGLAPVIIQQIGHTIARLKSEGFTILLVEQNFRFASTVADRYYIVEHGKVIDGFANSELSANMDKLHTYLGV, encoded by the coding sequence ATGCCTGATCTGAAAATGGCCGAAGCCGCCACCAAACCGGCGAGCGCGGAAGTGCTTTCCGTCTCCGACCTGCAGGCCTGGTACGGCGAATCCCACATCCTCCACGGCATCAATTTCAACGTGAAGGCCGGCGAGGTGGTGACGCTGCTCGGCCGCAACGGCGCCGGCAAGACCACGACGCTGAAGTCCGTCATGGGAATTATCGGCAAGCGCACGGGCTCGATCCGCTTCAACAATGAAAACATCATCCGCGCCTCATCGGACCGGATCGCGCGGATGGGCATCGCGTTCTGCCCGGAGGAGCGGGGTATTTTCGCAAGCCTCGACGTGCGCGAAAACCTCCTGCTGCCTCCGGTGGTGCGCAGCGGCGGGCTGTCGCTCGATCAGATCTTCGATTTGTTTCCGAACTTGAAAGAGCGGTTGAGCAGCCAGGGCACCAAGCTCTCGGGCGGCGAGCAGCAGATGCTGGCGATCGCGCGAATCCTGCGCACCGGCGCGCGCTTCCTGATGCTCGACGAACCGACCGAGGGCCTTGCGCCTGTTATCATTCAGCAGATCGGCCACACCATCGCGCGGCTGAAGTCGGAAGGCTTCACCATCCTATTGGTGGAGCAGAATTTCCGCTTCGCCTCCACGGTCGCCGATCGCTACTACATCGTCGAGCACGGCAAGGTGATCGACGGTTTTGCGAATTCCGAACTGTCGGCCAACATGGACAAGCTCCACACCTATCTCGGTGTTTAA
- a CDS encoding glutathione S-transferase N-terminal domain-containing protein: MPDLAVFPITKRWPAKHPDRLQLYSLPTPNGVKVSIMLEEIGLPYEVHLVDFGKDDQKTPEFLSLNPNGKIPAILDPDGPGGKPLPLFESGAILQYLADKTGKLLPDDPAQRYQTIQWLHFQMGGIGPMFGQVGFFRKFAGKEYEDKRPLQRYVAESRRLLEVMETRLAGRQWIMDDEYTIADISMLGWVRNLIGFYGARDLVAFDTLKEVPAWLERGLARPAVQRGLDIPKRP, encoded by the coding sequence ATGCCTGATCTCGCCGTATTTCCCATCACCAAGCGCTGGCCCGCCAAGCACCCTGATCGCCTTCAGCTCTATTCGCTACCGACGCCGAACGGCGTCAAGGTTTCCATCATGCTGGAGGAGATCGGCTTGCCCTACGAGGTGCATCTGGTCGATTTCGGCAAGGATGACCAGAAGACGCCGGAATTTCTGTCGCTGAATCCGAACGGTAAGATCCCGGCGATCCTCGATCCCGATGGGCCGGGCGGAAAGCCGCTGCCGCTGTTCGAGTCCGGCGCGATCCTGCAATATCTCGCTGACAAGACCGGCAAGCTTCTGCCTGATGATCCGGCGCAGCGATACCAGACCATCCAGTGGCTGCATTTCCAGATGGGCGGCATCGGGCCGATGTTCGGCCAGGTCGGCTTCTTCCGCAAATTCGCTGGCAAGGAATATGAGGACAAGCGCCCGTTACAGCGTTACGTCGCCGAGTCGAGACGGCTGCTTGAGGTGATGGAAACGCGGCTTGCCGGGCGGCAGTGGATCATGGACGATGAATATACCATCGCCGATATCTCCATGCTCGGCTGGGTGCGCAACCTGATTGGCTTCTACGGTGCGCGCGATCTCGTCGCCTTCGATACGCTGAAAGAAGTGCCGGCATGGCTGGAGCGCGGGCTCGCCCGGCCGGCGGTGCAGCGCGGGCTCGACATTCCGAAGCGGCCTTAA
- a CDS encoding ABC transporter substrate-binding protein, with protein MKHKISALFLGTALAFAAGGVALAQDKTVKIGVLTDNSGLYSDLGGAGSTLAAQMAVEDSGLAAKGWKIDIISADHQNKPDIATTIARQWIDVEKVDIFMDVLNSGVALAVNNLVKEKNSIMINTGAATSDLTNAQCSPNTIHWVYDTYMLANSTGQALVKAGGDTWYFLTADYAFGHALERDTTAVVVKAGGKVIGGVKHPLNSSDFSSFLLQAQASKAKIIGMANAGGDTTNTIKQASEFGIVAGGQKLAGLLLFITDVHSLGLKVAQGLNFTETFYWDLNDGTRAFSKRFSERMKNKAMPSMVQAGVYSGLIHYFKTIDAMGGNPHDGAKVVAKMKETPTDDALFGKGTIRADGRKIHPAYLFEVKKPAESKGPWDYYKLIGTTPGEQAFRPLSESACPLVKK; from the coding sequence ATGAAACACAAAATTTCGGCTCTCTTCCTCGGTACCGCGCTGGCGTTTGCCGCAGGCGGTGTCGCCCTGGCGCAGGACAAGACCGTCAAGATCGGCGTGCTCACCGACAATTCGGGCCTTTATTCCGACCTCGGCGGGGCGGGCTCCACGCTTGCCGCGCAGATGGCGGTCGAGGACTCCGGCCTCGCGGCCAAGGGCTGGAAGATCGACATCATCTCTGCCGACCACCAGAACAAGCCCGACATCGCCACCACCATCGCGCGTCAATGGATCGACGTCGAGAAGGTCGACATCTTCATGGACGTGCTGAACTCCGGCGTGGCGTTGGCGGTCAATAATCTGGTGAAGGAAAAGAACTCCATCATGATCAATACCGGCGCGGCGACGTCGGACCTGACCAATGCCCAGTGCTCGCCCAATACCATCCACTGGGTCTACGACACCTACATGCTCGCCAACTCGACCGGGCAGGCGCTGGTGAAGGCCGGCGGCGACACCTGGTACTTCCTGACCGCGGACTACGCGTTCGGTCACGCGCTGGAGCGGGACACCACGGCCGTCGTCGTCAAGGCGGGCGGCAAGGTGATCGGTGGCGTCAAGCATCCGCTGAATTCGTCGGATTTCTCGTCCTTCCTGCTGCAGGCGCAGGCCTCCAAGGCCAAGATCATCGGCATGGCCAATGCCGGCGGCGACACCACGAACACGATCAAGCAGGCATCGGAATTCGGCATTGTCGCCGGGGGCCAGAAACTCGCCGGTCTTCTCCTGTTCATCACCGACGTGCATTCGCTCGGGCTGAAGGTGGCGCAGGGGCTGAACTTCACCGAAACCTTCTACTGGGATCTGAACGACGGCACCCGTGCATTCTCCAAGCGTTTCTCCGAGCGCATGAAGAACAAGGCGATGCCCTCGATGGTGCAGGCGGGCGTCTATTCGGGCCTGATCCATTATTTCAAGACGATCGACGCCATGGGCGGCAATCCGCATGACGGCGCCAAGGTGGTCGCGAAGATGAAGGAGACGCCGACCGACGACGCACTGTTCGGCAAGGGCACGATCCGCGCTGACGGCCGCAAGATTCATCCGGCCTACCTGTTCGAGGTCAAGAAACCCGCCGAATCGAAGGGACCGTGGGACTATTACAAGCTGATCGGGACCACCCCGGGCGAACAGGCGTTCCGACCGCTCTCGGAAAGTGCCTGTCCGCTGGTGAAGAAATAA